CTCGGCTCGGTGCTCGGCATCGTGGCCGGGCTGGGCACCGCCGCGATCGTGCTGCTCTCGGTCAACCGGCAGTACGCCACCGCCTGGCCGGTACGCGAGCCGTACCCGTTCCTGGTGCCGTGGCCGGCGCTCGGCGTCCTGGTGCTGGTGCCGATGGTGGCGATGCTCGGCGCGGGCCTGTTCACCCGCGCCCGGCTGCCGATCGAGCGGCGACTGGACTGACTGGGGCGCTCCGGCGGGCATTCGGGGGGTGCCGCCGGGGCGCGGCAGCCGGCAGACTTGTCGGCGTGTCAGTGCTGGGAACCCTCACCCGTCGAGTCGGTCACCACCGCTGGTTCGGCGCCGCCGCCCGCCTGCTGGTGCCCGCCGACCGGATCGTCGGCCGGCTCACCCGGGGCCGGGTGGTCGCGCTCGGCCTGATCCCGTCCCTGGTGATCACCACCACCGGCCGCCGCTCCGGCAGGCCGCGCAGCAATCCCCTGCTCTACGTGCCGGACGGCGACGCGTACGTGGTGATCGGCTCCAACTGGGGTCAGACCCACCAGCCCGGCTGGGCGATGAACCTGCTCGCCGATCCGGCCGCCGAGGTGGACGTGAAGGGCCGTCGGGTGCCGGTCCGCGCCGAGCCGGCCACCGGCGCGGAACGGGACCGGCTGTGGCAGCTCCTGGTGACCGAGTGGCCTGCGTACCGCACGTACGTGCAGCGGGCCGGCGGGCGGGAGATTCGCATCTTCCGGCTGATGCCGACCGGGCGCGGCGCGCCGGCCGGCCCGCCACCGGCTGGCTAGGCTGACGCTCAGTCTGGCTGGCCTGACGTTCAGTCGCGATTGCGAGAGGGGGCCCGGTGAGCGCGAGGAGTGAGCCGGTGTTGCGAGCCCCGCAGTCGCGAACGAAGGGGGCCCGGTGAGTGCGAGCATCGAACAGACCGGTGTCGACCGGGGCCGCGATGATCGACGGTGGACGGTGGCGGAACAGGTCGCCGAGGCGGCCCGGCGGCGTTTCCCGGCCGACGTGCTCGCGGTCGCTGTGCACGGGCCGCTGGCGCACGGCGACGACGACGGCGGCGGGGACCGCGAGGTGGGGATGCTGGTGGTCACCTACCGACCCGGCACCGGCCCGCCACCGGCGACCCGGCGGGTGGACGGGGTGCTGGTCGACCTGACCGTGGCCGCCGCCGACGACTACCTCGGTCAGGCCCGGGTGCTCTCCCCCCTGTGGCCGCTGACCGCCGACCGGTACGTCACCACCCGGGCTCTGCACGACCCGACCGGTTGGCTGCCGACGCTGCGCGACGAGCACCTGGGTCGGCTGGCCCGGGCCCGGCCGGCGGAGTTCAGCACCGCGGCCCGACAGGCCTGGTACCGGGGCAGCGCGGCGCATGCCCGGGCCGCCCGGCTGGCCGAGTGGTACGAGACGGACCAGGCGCTGCTGATGCTCGGCGAGGCACGGCTGGCCGCGGCCACGGTGACGGGGTTGCTGAGCCGCACCTACTTCCGGGACCCGGGTGACGCGGTGCGCCGCACCGGGCTGGCCGGCGCGGACATGACCGAGGTCGGGTTGGTGCTGGCCCGGCAGGCCGAGGAGCTCACCGCCCGTGGCCGCCCCGTCGACGGCACCGTCGACGAGCTGCTCACCGGCTGATCGGCGTCACAGCCCGCCCTGCACGCCGATCAGCGAGCCGATCAGGTAGGTGGCGGCGGCCGCAGCGGCGCCCAGCACCAGCTGGCGCAGCCCGCTGGTCCACCAGGGCCGGTTGGTGAACCGGGCCACAACCGCTCCGGCGGCGAACAGCCCGAGCCCGCCGACGGCGAGCGCCAGCCACAGCTCGGTGGCCCCGAACAGGTACGTCAGCAGCGGCACGAGCGCGCCCACCGAGAAGAACAGGAACGAGGAGATGGCAGCCGTCCATGGGCTGGGCTGGTCGTCGGGATCGACACCCAACTCCTCGCGGACGTGCACCCGTAGCGCCTCCTCGGGATCGCGCCGCACCGCTTCCGCGACCTGGGTGGCCAGGTCCCTCGGCAGGCCGCGGGCGACCCACGCGTCGGCCAGCTCGCGGGCCTCCGCCTCGGGATGCCGCTCCAGCTCCCGCCGCTCCTTGGCCACCTCGGCGGCGACCTGCTCGTTGGCCGAACGCACGCTGGTGTACTCGCCGAGCCCCATCGAGATGGCGCCGGCCACCAGGCCGGCGGTGCCGGTCAGCACGATGCTGCGCGGCGAGACTCCGCCGCCGCCGACCCCGGCGATCAGGGCGATGTTGGTGACCAGCCCGTCCATCGCGCCGAAGACGGCTGGGCGCAGCCAACCGCCGGAGACGTCCGCGTGGTGCGCCTCGCGCAGGGCCGCCGGGGTGTCGGTCACGGCAGGGTCAGGATCTCGTGGCCGTCGTCGGTCACCACGATGGTGTGCTCGAACTGCGCCGTCCACTTCCGGTCCTTGGTGACCACGGTCCACCCGTCGTCCCACATGTCGTACTGGTAGGTGCCCAGCGTGATCATCGGCTCGATGGTGAATGTCATCCCGGGCTCCATGATGTCGGTCGGCCGCGGGCTGTCGTAGTGCGGCACGTAGAGCCCGCTGTGGAAGGACTCGCCGATGCCGTGGCCGGTGAAGTCCCGGACCACGCCGTAGCCGAACCGCTTGGCGTACGACTCGATGACCCGGCCCACCACGTTGATCTGCCGGCCCGGGGCGACCGCGCGGATGCCGCGCATCATCGCCTCGTGGGTCCGCTCGACCAGCAGCCGGGCCTCCTCGCTGACCTCGCCGACGCAGAAGGTGGCGTCGGTGTCGCCGTGCACCCCGTTGATGTACGCGGTCACGTCGACGTTGATGATGTCGCCGTCCTTGAGGACTGTGGAGTCCGGGATGCCGTGGCAGATGACCTCGTTGAGGCTGGTGCAGCAGGACTTGGGGAAGCCCTTGTAGCCGAGCGTCGACGGGTACGCGTCATGGTCGCAGAGGAACTCGTGCACCACGCGGTCGATTTCGTCGGTGGTCACGCCCGGCTTGCAGTGCTCGCCGGCGAGCTGGGTCGCCTGGGCGGCCAGCCGGCTGGCGATCCGCATCTTCTCGATGGTCTCCGGCGTCTGCACGTGCGAGCCACGCCACTCCTGGGGGCGCTTCTTGCCCACGTACTCCGGTCGGGGAATGTGCGCGGGCACCTGTCGCATCGGGGAGAGCGTGCCTGGGGTCAGCGGCGGACGGACGGTCATGGCGCAAGCCTATCGCCGGACCCGCCGGTGACCCGTGCCACGGCCGGTCCGGATGGGTTGTTGCCCCGCCAGGTCGGCTGTGCCATGGTGTCTGCGTGGATCAAGGGGGAGCACCACCCGTCTTCTCCGCCAGCGCGGAGATCAACGGTGATCACCTCCACGTGGTGGTGGCCGGCGAGGTCGACATGGCGACCGCCGACACCATGCTCCAGACGGCGCTCCGCGAGCCCGCCGAGCGGATCACCCTCGACCTGAACGCGGTCACCTTCTTCGACTCGGCCGCCATCCACGCCCTGGTCCGACTCGCCCAGCAGTTTCCCGGCACGCTCACCGTGCTGCCGTCCCGGCAGGTCCGTCGGGTGCTGGACATCTCCGGCCTGGGCGAGCAGAGCTGGCTGAGCCCGGCCTGAGGGTCTGCGCTCCGCACCCCGCGGCGGGCGCAGGCCGTACGCGACGGCCGGAGCGCGTGGTCAGGCCCGCAACTGTCGGCGCAGCGTCACCTCGGTGCCCTCGTCGGTGCGCCGCACCGACAGGTCACCCAACGCCTTGATCAAAGCCAGCCCGCGCCCCCGGAACCCGGAGCCGGTCGACTCCCGCCACCGCCCGCTGTCGCGCACCGTGGCGGTCACCGTGCCGTCCTCGATGCCCACCTCCACGGTGATCATCGGCTCGGCGGGGTGGACCGGGTGCTCGATGGCGTTCGCGGCGGCCTCGGAGACCGCCACGGTCAGGTCGAAGAGGTCGGTCTCGCCGACCCCGTGCGCGACCAGGAAATCCTCCAGGCGCTTGCGCAGCACGCTCAGCCGGGTCGGGTCCGCCGGCAGCCGCAACACGAAGCGGTTCAGCTCGGCCGCCTCCAGGGCCAGCACCGCCACGTCGTCGCGGCGCGGCCGCCCGGCGACCCGCTCGACCACCGCGTCGATCAGGTCGTCCACGTGCTCGCCGGGGTTGGCCGCGTCGATGCGCAGCTGGGCCAGCGCATCGTCGATGCCGAGCTGACGGTCCTCGATCAGCCCGTCGGTGTAGAGCAGCAGCCGGCTGCCGACGGGCAGTTCCCCCTCGACCGTCCGGTACGTCGTGTCGGGGATGGCGCCGACCGGCGGGCCGAGCGCGCGGTCGTGCAGGAACGCCGCATCGCCTCCCCGGATCAGCAGTGGCGACGGGTGACCGGCGCTGGCGTACCGCAACCGGCCGGTCCGCGAGCTGAACAACAGGCAGACCACGGTCGCGAAGGAGCGGCTCTCGGTGGAGCCGACGAGCCGGTTGAGCCGGGTCA
Above is a window of Micromonospora coriariae DNA encoding:
- a CDS encoding nitroreductase/quinone reductase family protein encodes the protein MSVLGTLTRRVGHHRWFGAAARLLVPADRIVGRLTRGRVVALGLIPSLVITTTGRRSGRPRSNPLLYVPDGDAYVVIGSNWGQTHQPGWAMNLLADPAAEVDVKGRRVPVRAEPATGAERDRLWQLLVTEWPAYRTYVQRAGGREIRIFRLMPTGRGAPAGPPPAG
- a CDS encoding VIT1/CCC1 transporter family protein codes for the protein MTDTPAALREAHHADVSGGWLRPAVFGAMDGLVTNIALIAGVGGGGVSPRSIVLTGTAGLVAGAISMGLGEYTSVRSANEQVAAEVAKERRELERHPEAEARELADAWVARGLPRDLATQVAEAVRRDPEEALRVHVREELGVDPDDQPSPWTAAISSFLFFSVGALVPLLTYLFGATELWLALAVGGLGLFAAGAVVARFTNRPWWTSGLRQLVLGAAAAAATYLIGSLIGVQGGL
- the map gene encoding type I methionyl aminopeptidase, translated to MTVRPPLTPGTLSPMRQVPAHIPRPEYVGKKRPQEWRGSHVQTPETIEKMRIASRLAAQATQLAGEHCKPGVTTDEIDRVVHEFLCDHDAYPSTLGYKGFPKSCCTSLNEVICHGIPDSTVLKDGDIINVDVTAYINGVHGDTDATFCVGEVSEEARLLVERTHEAMMRGIRAVAPGRQINVVGRVIESYAKRFGYGVVRDFTGHGIGESFHSGLYVPHYDSPRPTDIMEPGMTFTIEPMITLGTYQYDMWDDGWTVVTKDRKWTAQFEHTIVVTDDGHEILTLP
- a CDS encoding STAS domain-containing protein, which produces MDQGGAPPVFSASAEINGDHLHVVVAGEVDMATADTMLQTALREPAERITLDLNAVTFFDSAAIHALVRLAQQFPGTLTVLPSRQVRRVLDISGLGEQSWLSPA